In the Bacillus amyloliquefaciens DSM 7 = ATCC 23350 genome, AGAGCTCTTGCTTCTGGATGACGATATATAAAATTTCTTTTGACTGCCCTGTGTAATTTCCTTTACCCGACAGCAGCGTCACCCCTCTGTCCATAAGCGTGTTGACCTGTTCAGCGATTTCGTGCTTATGCTCAGATATAATCGTCACCGCTTTTTTCGTATTCAGACCTTCAATGATAAAGTCCATCACCTTCGTTCCGATGTAAAGCATGACAATGGTAAACATCATTTTTTCCGCGCCGATGATGAAATAAGAACTGAAGACGACAATCAGATCAAAGAACAAAAGCGCATAGCTGATATTCCAATCGAGATATTTATTCGCAATCCTCGCCAAAATAGCAGATCCCGCCGTCGTGCCTCCGACTCGAATAATGATCCCGATTCCGACACCGGCAAACACACCCGCAAAAATAGTATTAATAATGAGTTCATGTGACGGCGAGTGCCAATCATGCGTCAGATGCAGAAACAGCGAGTTGGCGACAACCGTAATGATCGTATAAAGCGTTGTTTTTCCGTCTAAAAATTTATATCCGATGATCAATAAAATTCCGTTCAAAATGATATTCGTCACCCCTGGCGACCATTCAAACACATAGTACAAGATCAAGGTAATTCCCGTTACCCCGCCCTCTCCAAGATCATTCGGAATGGCGAATAAATTAACAGCCAATGCAAAGATAAAAGCCCCAATGATCAGCATCAGCACATCCAGCAATCTTTTTTTCATCCCAGACACTCCCTTTTTATAAAATCAAAAAAGCCCGGGGAGAGCACTCTTCATCAAAAGAGCAGAAACTCCCGGGCTTTTATCCCACCGTGTCACAGCAAAAACCTGCTGTGTGTTTTCTCTCGGTCCAGACCAATTCAGCATTGCGGAACCCTAGAAAACCACTGTTTTTTATGTTCAGTTTTTGTATTTCTTTCAAGATTATACGGGAAATCGCGAGCATGTTCAACCTCTCTTTTTTCCATAAACCTATGAAAAATTTGACCGTTCTGCCGACACTAAAAAAGGACCTAAAAATACATGACTAAAAAATCATTAAAATACTGTTTTTCTCAAAATTGTATTGACTGAAGGATATTTTACAGGCATTATAGTATATAGTTTTCAAGAAATAGTTTACATAGGAGGAAATATTATGGCAGGCAACTTAGTGTCTTGTAAGGCATGCGGCAAAGAAATCGCTAAAGGCGTTAAAAAATGTCCAAACTGCGGTAAAGATCAGAGAAACTTTTTTATGAGACATAAAATCATCACATTGCTTTTGGCAGTAGTGGTTATTATCATTCTCGTAAACATCGGCGGCGGAGGCGGGTCTTCATCATCTAAAACTGCGTCTTCAAAAGCTGCGGAATCCAAGGAAAAGCTGTATAACATCGGTGACACTGTTAAGACTGAAAAAACTGAAGTTACTGTTACGAAGGTGGAAAAAAGAGATTCAGTAGGATCTGAATTTGTCGAGAAAAAAGCATCTGACGGAGGCGTTATCGTCGCTGTCCAATATACAGTTAAAAATGTTTCAAACAAGCCGTTAAGCTCTTTCTCCATTCCGAGCGTGAAATTAGTAGATTCTAAAGGAACTTCCTATGATCCGGATATTGACGCTTCATCGACTTATGCAACGGAAACAAAAGTGAACAACAGTAAAATTTTAAGTGACCTGAACCCGAACATTAAGGTCACTGGAGTGAAAGCCTTTGAAGTTGATAAAAACGCATACGCTAAAGGCACTTGGAAAATAAAATTCAGCAACGATGTTGAAGTAAAAGTTAAATAATGATCATAACAAAAGAGACCTTCACCATTTGAAGGTCTCTTTCTTTTTACACCTTTTGATATCCGTTCACATTGGAGGATTGCCACTTCCAAGAGTCGGCGCACATTTCTTCAAGACCGCGCTTTGCTTCCCAGCCCAGTTCAGCCTTCGCTTTTGCCGGGTCGGCGAAGCATGCGGCGATGTCTCCCGGGCGCCGGGCGGCAAAACGATACGGCACTGCTTTTCCCGATACTTTTTCAAACGCCTTGACCATCTCAAGAACGCTGTAGCCTCTTCCCGTGCCGAGATTATAGGCATCGGCGCCCGTTGTGTCCAGCACCTTTTCAAGCGCTCTGACGTGGCCCTCGGCAAGGTCAACGACATGGATGTAATCCCGCACGCCTGTGCCGTCCTTCGTCGGATAATCATTGCCGAACACCTGCAATTGCTCAAGCTTGCCGACAGCGACTTGGGCGACGTACGGCATTAAATTATTCGGGATGCCGTTCGGGTCTTCCCCGATCCGGCCGCTCGGATGCGCGCCGAACGGATTAAAGTAACGGAGAAGCGCAATGCTCCATTCAGGGTCCGCCTTATGCAGATCGCGCAAAATCTGTTCCAGCATCAGCTTTGTCTGCCCGTAAGGATTGGTCGCGCTTAACGGAAAATCCTCTGTGATCGGCGTTGTTTCCGGAACGCCGTAAACCGTCGCTGATGAACTGAAGACGATTTTTTTTATACCGTATGCCTGCATGACTTCACATAAAATAAACGTTCCCGTCAGATTATTATGATAATAACGGAGCGGAACAGCCACAGACTCACCGACCGCTTTTAATCCCGCAAAATGAATGACGGCTTCAATCTCATTTTCAGCAAATACCCGTTGAACGGCGTCACGGTCCAGAAGATCCGCTTCATAAAACACAAGCCCTTTTCCGGTAATGTCTTTTACCCGCTCCAATGCTTCCGGTGAACTATTTGACAGATTATCCAGAACCACGATCTCATAGCCGCTGTTTAACAGCTCGACACATGTATGGCTTCCGATATAACCCGCTCCGCCTGTCACTAAAATCGCCATGAAGAAAGCCTCCCCTATTGAATGAACTGTCCATATTATATAGTTTTTTTCTTCCTCAATCATCCATTTCCAAAAAGTTTAATCGTTTAGTCATCGTTTCTTCATAATTTGTTTTCATTCGCGTAAAAAACAGAGCCTTCGATTCAAAACGGGTGGCGAAATAGAAATCCCTCCCCCGCACATGGTAAGATAAGACAAAGGAGATGACGGTATGAAAAATGAAATCATTGAACGCTTTACCTCTTATGTAAAAGTCGATACACAGTCTGACGAAAACAATGAAAACTGCCCTTCAACCCCCGGACAGCTGACTTTGGCCAACATGCTGGCGGATGAATTAAAGTCGATCGGCATGACAGAAATCACAGTCGATGACAATGGGTACGTGATGGCGACTCTTCCGGCTAATACGGATAAAGACGTGCCGACTGTCGGTTTTCTGGCTCACGTGGATACCGCAACTGATTTTACCGGAAAAAATGTGAATCCTCAGATTATTGAGAGCTATGACGGACATGATATCGTTCTGAATGACAAACTCAATGTCGTCCTTTCGCCTGAACAATTCCCGGAGCTTTCCCGCTATAAAGGCCAGACGCTGATCACAACGGACGGCACGACGCTGCTCGGAGCCGACAACAAAGCGGGCATCGCCGAAATCATGACAGCAATGGCGTACTTGATCAAACACCCTGACATCAAACACGGCACGATCCGGGTCGCCTTCACGCCTGATGAAGAAATCGGCAGAGGCCCTCACAAATTTGATGTCGGCCGCTTCAACGCCGCATTCGCTTACACGATAGACGGAGGCCCCCTCGGCGAACTGCAATATGAAAGCTTCAACGCAGCCGCAGCTAAGCTTACTTGTTACGGAAAAAGCGTTCACCCCGGAACGGCAAAAAACAAAATGGTAAACGCTTCAAAAATCGCGATGGAATTTCATCACGCGCTGCCGAAAGAAGAAGCGCCGGAATATACGGAAGGATATGAAGGCTTCTATCACTTGCTTTCCATGAACGGCGACGTTTCTGAAGCCGCCCTGTCGTATATCATCAGAGATTTTGACAGAGAGCGCTTTACAGAACGAAAAGAATATATGCAGAAAACCGCCGACGCGCTTACGGCCAAATACGGCAAAGAAAGCATCAAGCTTGAATTGCATGATCAATACTACAATATGAGAGAAAAAATCGAACCGGTCAAAGAGATCGTCGACGTCGCATATCAAGCCATGAAAAACCTCGACATCGAACCGATTATCGAACCGATCCGGGGCGGAACCGACGGATCACAGCTCTCTTACATGGGACTGCCGACGCCGAACATCTTCACCGGCGGCCAAAACTTCCACGGAAAATATGAATACATTTCTGTCGATCATATGGAAAAAGCGGTAAACGTTATTGTTGAAATCGCCAGGCTGTTTGAAGAACGCGCGTAAAACCAAAGCCCCCTGCTTTGGTTTTTTTCTTTCACGTGAAACCTTTCCTTCTTTCTTTCCGTATATAAGGTATGAAATGGAAAAAAGGAGTGAAGACTATGGCAAGAGGCACTGTAGCGAAAGAATTGAAAAAAACCTTAAAAGACCCGCGCGTTTTGGAAACGAAATCAAATCCTTTTAAAAAGCTGCGGAAAATGTTCAAACGATTTTTTTAAGATAACTTATCGTTTTCTTACAAAAAATAAAGAAAGCGCTGTCAATCTATAATCATCTGTTAGAAGCAGTTATTTTGCATATCATAGGATTTTTTAGGGTACTGAATAACACAAGGCAAACGAAAACACTGAATTAGTTAATTCGACTCTGTTAAAAAATAGTAAAAAAGTGATATAAACGTTAATCATTCAGCAGCCGATACAATCTATAGAACCACAACATGAGTGAAATCCCTTGCAACTTATAGTCGTTTTTACGGAAAATGTCGTTATTTTTTAAAAAAGTGACAATTGTTTGAATACTTTTCGTTTGTTTTTTCGTACAATAATAATACCAAAACTTTTTTTGGGAGGTATGTAAAATGATGCTACTTATTTTTGCTGCTTTGACAGGATACCTGGTTTTCTCTTTCAGTAAGGACAACCGCCGGAAAACGCCAAAGACAAGCCCGCTGGTGACAGCTGCCGACACGAATAACATCATTGATTTAAATGCGATCCGTCAAAAACGCCGGATGCCGCTATCATAAAAAACGACAGCTGCCGCAAAATCGGCAGCCTTTTTTTATGCACCTGCCTATATGAAACCATCCGCCTCCTTTTTACGTACAACATAAAAAAGGAGTTTTTTTATGAATCATTTTTATATCAAAGAGCGGGTGTTTACATTTAAGAATCGGTTTCAAGTGTTTCTTGAAAGCGGAAAAGAAGTCTTCAATGCGGAGGGAAAGTTGTTTTCGTTCGGCGATGAACTGAAGCTGACTGATTTGGACGGACGCACACTCGCCAGCGTCAGTCAGAAACTGATGTCGCTCGTTCCCCGTTACGAGATTTCCGTAAGCGGCAAACCTGTATGCCAAGTCATCAAGAAAGTAACGTTTTTCAAACCGAAATTTGAAATTTCCGGCCTCGGCTGGGATATTACCGGCGACGTGTGGGGACGGAATTTTCAAGTGACAGACGGAAAATCAAGCCGGATGACCGTCAGTAAAACATGGATGAGCTGGGGCGATTCCTATCATCTGCAGATTGAAAATGAAGAGGATATCGTTCTTTGTCTCGCAATCGCAATTGTGATTGATATGGTTCTATTTGAGGGTGACAAATAAAAATATTTATCGAAATATATTGACAATTCGAGAAAACATACTAAGATTAATAGTATTACAGTTTATTCTGAAAAATAGCATATTTCCTTATCAAGAGAGGTGGAGGGACTGGCCCTATGATACCCGGCAACCGCTGTTCAGCAGAATGGTGCTAAATCCTGAAGATAAGGTTGAGATTTGCGGACGCAAGCTCTTCCCTATCCGAGGGAAGAGCTTTTTTATATTTCATCAGGAAAGAAGGAATCGTTCATGTCACAGCAAAACACAGAGCAACCATTGCACACTCTTCTAAGAAAAAACCCGCCGTTTCGCGCGGATCAGGTCGGAAGCCTGCTGCGGCCGGCGGCTGTGAAGCAAGCCCGTCTGCAAAGAGCGGCTGATGAGATTTCGGCAGAACAGCTGCGCGAAATCGAAAACAAAGAAATCATCCGCAGTGTGGAAAAGCAAAAAGAAACCGGCCTCAATGTCGTGACAGACGGCGAATTCCGCCGTGCCTGGTGGCATTTCGATTTTCTCGAAAACTTAGACGGCGTCGAAGCGTTTACGCCTGAGAGCGGCATTCAGTTCCACAACGTACAGACGAAAGCGCGCGGCATTAAAGTAACGGGAGATATTGATTTTTCTCAGCATCCGATACTTGAAGATTATAAATTCCTGCACAGCATTGCCGGCGATGCTGTGCCAAAAATGACCATCCCAAGCCCGAATATGCTGTTTTTCCGCGGAAAATTGGAAAAAGCGGCGTATCAGAACGATTACCAACAATTTCAGCATGATGTATCACAGGCGTATAAAAAAGCGATTCAGGCTTTCTATGACGCCGGGTGCCGCTATCTTCAGCTCGATGATACCGCATGGGCCGTTTTCTTATCGGAGGCGGGGCTTCGTCAGATTGAAGCTTTCGGCACGACGCCGGATGAGCTGCGCAGGCTGTTCGCCGCTTCCATTAATGACGCCATCAAAGATCGTCCTGCCGATCTGAAGGTTACGATGCATATCTGCCGCGGCAACTTCCAGTCCACATGGACGGCTGAAGGCGGATATGATGCGGCGGCGGAAACGATTTTTGACGGACTTGACCTTGACGGATTGTTCTTGGAATATGATGATTCCCGCTCCGGCGGCTTTGAACCGCTTCGTTATGTCAAACGCTCTGATCTTCAGCTTGTGCTCGGTTTGATTACGTCGAAACACGGCGAACTCGAAGACAAGGATGCGGTTAAACGCCGGATTGAAGAAGCTTCTCAATATGTCAGCCTGGATCAGCTTTGCCTCAGCCCGCAATGCGGGTTCGCTTCGACTGAGGAAGGAAATCTGATCACAGAAGAACAGCAATGGGCGAAACTGCGCCATGTCGTCGACATTGCCGATGAAGTCTGGAAATAAAAAAAAGACACGCTTACAGCGTGTCTTTTTCGTTTTACAGCGGATCGGTTCCGATTAAAATATCGATATCTATCGTAATATCAGCCGCTTTCCGGCTGATAAAGCGCTGAATGCTTTCATCAGAACATTTCCATGTTAAGGGCGTCATTTTCACAAGCAGCTCAAGATCAGGCTGCGATAAGGTCTTCGTGTAACACAGCCGCTTGCGCTCAAAGGCTTGAAAGCCGGTTTGGAAACGGACGGCCGCAGACTCAGCGGTATCATTCCGTTCAGGACTGTCTCCGAAGAAGAATTCCCTTACTTCTTTCAAGTAATCGCGCCGCGGCACCGCTTTAATGACTGTGCCGCCCTTTCTTAAAAGCCTGCTGCATTCCTTGTAATTCCAAGGTGACAAAACAGACAGAATCACATCAAAACTGCTGTCGGCAAACGGCGTATCCGCCACATCAGCGACGGCAAAAATATTATGATCCCCGAAGGCTTTTGCAGCTTGCAGCACACCTTCTTTCGAGATATCAATGCCGATTCCCGTCACGGAAAAAGCGGGCTGCAGCAATCTGCATACAGCGTCT is a window encoding:
- a CDS encoding YitT family protein translates to MKKRLLDVLMLIIGAFIFALAVNLFAIPNDLGEGGVTGITLILYYVFEWSPGVTNIILNGILLIIGYKFLDGKTTLYTIITVVANSLFLHLTHDWHSPSHELIINTIFAGVFAGVGIGIIIRVGGTTAGSAILARIANKYLDWNISYALLFFDLIVVFSSYFIIGAEKMMFTIVMLYIGTKVMDFIIEGLNTKKAVTIISEHKHEIAEQVNTLMDRGVTLLSGKGNYTGQSKEILYIVIQKQELSMLKKIIKSCDTKAFVIVHDVRDVFGEGFVDISK
- the pepT gene encoding peptidase T, whose product is MKNEIIERFTSYVKVDTQSDENNENCPSTPGQLTLANMLADELKSIGMTEITVDDNGYVMATLPANTDKDVPTVGFLAHVDTATDFTGKNVNPQIIESYDGHDIVLNDKLNVVLSPEQFPELSRYKGQTLITTDGTTLLGADNKAGIAEIMTAMAYLIKHPDIKHGTIRVAFTPDEEIGRGPHKFDVGRFNAAFAYTIDGGPLGELQYESFNAAAAKLTCYGKSVHPGTAKNKMVNASKIAMEFHHALPKEEAPEYTEGYEGFYHLLSMNGDVSEAALSYIIRDFDRERFTERKEYMQKTADALTAKYGKESIKLELHDQYYNMREKIEPVKEIVDVAYQAMKNLDIEPIIEPIRGGTDGSQLSYMGLPTPNIFTGGQNFHGKYEYISVDHMEKAVNVIVEIARLFEERA
- a CDS encoding LURP-one-related/scramblase family protein; protein product: MNHFYIKERVFTFKNRFQVFLESGKEVFNAEGKLFSFGDELKLTDLDGRTLASVSQKLMSLVPRYEISVSGKPVCQVIKKVTFFKPKFEISGLGWDITGDVWGRNFQVTDGKSSRMTVSKTWMSWGDSYHLQIENEEDIVLCLAIAIVIDMVLFEGDK
- a CDS encoding 5-methyltetrahydropteroyltriglutamate--homocysteine S-methyltransferase; the encoded protein is MSQQNTEQPLHTLLRKNPPFRADQVGSLLRPAAVKQARLQRAADEISAEQLREIENKEIIRSVEKQKETGLNVVTDGEFRRAWWHFDFLENLDGVEAFTPESGIQFHNVQTKARGIKVTGDIDFSQHPILEDYKFLHSIAGDAVPKMTIPSPNMLFFRGKLEKAAYQNDYQQFQHDVSQAYKKAIQAFYDAGCRYLQLDDTAWAVFLSEAGLRQIEAFGTTPDELRRLFAASINDAIKDRPADLKVTMHICRGNFQSTWTAEGGYDAAAETIFDGLDLDGLFLEYDDSRSGGFEPLRYVKRSDLQLVLGLITSKHGELEDKDAVKRRIEEASQYVSLDQLCLSPQCGFASTEEGNLITEEQQWAKLRHVVDIADEVWK
- a CDS encoding methyltransferase domain-containing protein, coding for MTSMKRKRAELLNACQSVFRCPLCRTAMAVSQYQSLICGHGHTFDISKQGYVNFLNKSVKTRYDRQLFEARHELFERREFFSPVQKEIAVIISRIQSPRKQAAVLDAGCGEGSHLDAVCRLLQPAFSVTGIGIDISKEGVLQAAKAFGDHNIFAVADVADTPFADSSFDVILSVLSPWNYKECSRLLRKGGTVIKAVPRRDYLKEVREFFFGDSPERNDTAESAAVRFQTGFQAFERKRLCYTKTLSQPDLELLVKMTPLTWKCSDESIQRFISRKAADITIDIDILIGTDPL
- a CDS encoding DUF4352 domain-containing protein is translated as MRHKIITLLLAVVVIIILVNIGGGGGSSSSKTASSKAAESKEKLYNIGDTVKTEKTEVTVTKVEKRDSVGSEFVEKKASDGGVIVAVQYTVKNVSNKPLSSFSIPSVKLVDSKGTSYDPDIDASSTYATETKVNNSKILSDLNPNIKVTGVKAFEVDKNAYAKGTWKIKFSNDVEVKVK
- the galE gene encoding UDP-glucose 4-epimerase GalE encodes the protein MAILVTGGAGYIGSHTCVELLNSGYEIVVLDNLSNSSPEALERVKDITGKGLVFYEADLLDRDAVQRVFAENEIEAVIHFAGLKAVGESVAVPLRYYHNNLTGTFILCEVMQAYGIKKIVFSSSATVYGVPETTPITEDFPLSATNPYGQTKLMLEQILRDLHKADPEWSIALLRYFNPFGAHPSGRIGEDPNGIPNNLMPYVAQVAVGKLEQLQVFGNDYPTKDGTGVRDYIHVVDLAEGHVRALEKVLDTTGADAYNLGTGRGYSVLEMVKAFEKVSGKAVPYRFAARRPGDIAACFADPAKAKAELGWEAKRGLEEMCADSWKWQSSNVNGYQKV